In Streptomyces puniciscabiei, a single genomic region encodes these proteins:
- the pstB gene encoding phosphate ABC transporter ATP-binding protein PstB, translating to MAKRIDVSGLTAYYGSHKAIEDISMTVEPRSVTAFIGPSGCGKSTFLRTLNRMHEVTPGGRVEGKVLLDDEDLYGAGIDPVSVRREVGMVFQRPNPFPTMSIFDNVAAGLRLNGKYKKAELNDIVEKSLKGANLWNEVKDRLNKPGSGLSGGQQQRLCIARAIAVEPNVLLMDEPCSALDPISTLAIEDLIGELKERFTIVIVTHNMQQAARVSDRTAFFNLAAVGQPGRLIEIDDTERIFSNPSVQATEDYISGRFG from the coding sequence ATGGCCAAGCGAATCGACGTAAGCGGACTGACCGCCTACTACGGGTCCCACAAGGCGATCGAAGACATCTCGATGACCGTCGAGCCGCGTTCGGTGACGGCGTTCATCGGCCCCTCCGGCTGCGGCAAGTCGACGTTCCTGCGCACGCTGAACCGCATGCACGAGGTCACCCCCGGTGGCCGCGTCGAGGGCAAGGTGCTCCTCGACGACGAGGACCTGTACGGCGCCGGGATCGACCCGGTGTCCGTCCGCCGCGAGGTGGGCATGGTCTTCCAGCGCCCGAATCCCTTCCCCACCATGTCGATCTTCGACAACGTGGCGGCGGGCCTGCGCCTGAACGGCAAGTACAAGAAGGCGGAACTGAACGACATCGTCGAGAAGTCCCTGAAGGGCGCCAACCTCTGGAACGAGGTCAAGGACCGCCTGAACAAGCCGGGCTCCGGACTCTCCGGCGGTCAGCAGCAGCGCCTGTGCATCGCCCGCGCGATCGCGGTCGAGCCGAACGTCCTGCTGATGGACGAGCCCTGCTCCGCCCTGGACCCGATCTCCACCCTCGCGATCGAGGACCTGATCGGCGAGCTGAAGGAGCGCTTCACGATCGTCATCGTGACGCACAACATGCAGCAGGCGGCGCGTGTCTCCGACCGTACGGCGTTCTTCAACCTCGCGGCGGTGGGCCAGCCCGGCCGCCTGATCGAGATCGACGACACCGAGCGCATCTTCTCCAACCCGTCCGTCCAGGCGACGGAGGACTACATCTCCGGCCGCTTCGGCTAG
- a CDS encoding metal-sensitive transcriptional regulator, whose amino-acid sequence MTTTEAGATHGYHKQKDEHLKRLRRIEGQIRGLQRMVDEDTYCIDILTQVSASTKALQSFALQLLEEHLRHCVADAALKGGDEIDAKVDEATKAIGRLLRS is encoded by the coding sequence ATGACGACGACCGAGGCCGGCGCCACGCACGGCTACCACAAGCAGAAGGACGAGCACCTCAAGCGGCTGCGCCGGATCGAGGGGCAGATCCGCGGCCTGCAGCGGATGGTCGACGAGGACACGTACTGCATCGACATACTGACCCAGGTCTCGGCGTCCACCAAGGCGCTGCAGTCCTTCGCGCTGCAGCTGCTGGAGGAGCACCTGCGGCACTGCGTGGCCGACGCGGCCCTCAAGGGCGGCGACGAGATCGACGCGAAGGTGGACGAGGCGACCAAGGCGATCGGCCGTCTGCTCCGGTCCTAG
- the pstA gene encoding phosphate ABC transporter permease PstA: MSTAAVTHKRHSTLRGASLPKWSPWAIAAGSIVVAVAIGLIAGLNSKVQWGLIAAILFVLGTYGIAAKVEGRRQAKDRIATSFVWVAFLLAVIPLVSLIWVTVSRGVKVLNVYFLTHSMGVVADSEPGGGIYHAIIGSLEQVGLATVIGAPIGILTAIYLVEYGRGKLAKAVTFFVDVMTGIPSIVAGLFILSLMLIFKMQPFGFAGSLALAILMMPVVVRSTEEMLKLVPNELREASLALGVPKWRTILKVVLPTSIGGITTGVMLAIARIAGETAPVLLLVFGNPFINNNPFEGAQASLPLFIFQQYQQSAGASAAYDRAWAASLTLIAFVMILNLVARGIARWKAPKTGR; encoded by the coding sequence ATGAGCACCGCAGCCGTCACCCACAAGCGCCACAGCACGCTGCGCGGCGCCAGCCTCCCGAAGTGGTCCCCCTGGGCCATCGCCGCCGGCTCGATCGTCGTGGCCGTGGCCATCGGCCTGATCGCCGGTCTGAACAGCAAGGTCCAGTGGGGCCTGATCGCCGCGATCCTCTTCGTCCTCGGCACCTACGGCATCGCCGCCAAGGTCGAGGGCCGCCGGCAGGCCAAGGACCGGATCGCCACCTCCTTCGTCTGGGTCGCCTTCCTGCTCGCCGTCATCCCGCTGGTCTCCCTGATCTGGGTGACCGTCTCGCGCGGCGTGAAGGTCCTGAACGTCTACTTCCTCACCCACTCCATGGGAGTCGTCGCGGACTCCGAGCCCGGTGGCGGCATCTACCACGCCATCATCGGAAGCCTGGAGCAGGTCGGCCTCGCCACCGTCATCGGTGCGCCGATCGGCATCCTCACCGCGATCTACCTGGTGGAGTACGGGCGGGGCAAGCTCGCCAAGGCCGTCACGTTCTTCGTCGACGTCATGACGGGTATCCCGTCGATCGTCGCGGGCCTGTTCATCCTGTCGCTGATGCTCATCTTCAAGATGCAGCCGTTCGGCTTCGCCGGTTCGCTGGCGCTGGCCATCCTGATGATGCCGGTCGTCGTACGCTCCACCGAGGAGATGCTCAAGCTCGTCCCGAACGAGCTGCGCGAGGCCTCGCTGGCGCTCGGTGTGCCGAAGTGGCGGACCATCCTCAAGGTGGTCCTGCCCACCTCGATCGGCGGCATCACCACCGGCGTCATGCTGGCCATCGCCCGTATCGCGGGCGAGACCGCGCCGGTGCTGCTGCTGGTGTTCGGCAACCCGTTCATCAACAACAACCCGTTCGAGGGTGCGCAGGCGTCGCTGCCGCTGTTCATCTTCCAGCAGTACCAGCAGAGCGCGGGTGCCAGCGCGGCGTACGACCGTGCGTGGGCGGCCTCGCTCACGCTGATCGCCTTCGTGATGATCCTCAACCTGGTGGCCCGCGGCATCGCCCGCTGGAAGGCCCCGAAGACCGGTCGCTGA
- a CDS encoding DUF47 domain-containing protein: MRFRLTPRETSFYDMFAASADNIVTGSKLLMELLGADASARAEIAERMRAAEHAGDDATHAIFHQLNSSFITPFDREDIYSLAGSLDDIMDFMEEAVDLVVLYNVEELPKGVEQQIEVLARAAELTAEAMPNLRTMENLTEYWIEVNRLENQADQIHRKLLAHLFNGKYDAIEVLKLKQIVDVLEEAADAFEHVANTVETIAVKES, encoded by the coding sequence GTGCGCTTTCGTCTGACCCCCAGGGAGACGAGCTTCTACGACATGTTCGCCGCCTCCGCGGACAACATCGTCACCGGCTCGAAACTCCTGATGGAACTGCTCGGGGCGGACGCATCTGCCCGAGCCGAGATCGCAGAGCGTATGCGGGCCGCGGAACACGCGGGTGACGACGCCACGCACGCGATCTTCCACCAGCTGAACTCCTCGTTCATCACGCCGTTCGACCGCGAGGACATCTACTCCCTCGCCGGGTCCCTCGACGACATCATGGACTTCATGGAGGAGGCCGTCGACCTGGTCGTCCTCTACAACGTCGAGGAGCTCCCGAAGGGCGTCGAGCAGCAGATCGAGGTCCTGGCCCGGGCCGCCGAGCTGACGGCGGAGGCGATGCCCAATCTCCGCACGATGGAGAACCTGACCGAGTACTGGATCGAGGTCAACCGCCTCGAGAACCAGGCGGACCAGATCCACCGCAAGCTGCTGGCCCACCTCTTCAACGGCAAGTACGACGCCATCGAGGTGCTCAAGCTCAAGCAGATCGTGGACGTCCTGGAAGAGGCGGCGGACGCGTTCGAGCACGTGGCGAACACGGTGGAGACCATCGCCGTCAAGGAGTCCTGA
- the pstC gene encoding phosphate ABC transporter permease subunit PstC, which produces MDISTKTTDAPPPTPQPSPTEQKRNARGATRPGDRIFLGLSRGSGILLLVIMAAIAVFLTYRASLAISKDHGNFLTTFEWNTNLVPPSFGIAVLAFGTIVSSIIAMVIAVPIAVAIALFLTHYAPRRLSGPIAYVIDLLAAVPSIVYGLWGALILVPHMTGLYGWLNDYLGWTGIFSWDGGAPRAMLTVGILLAIMILPIITNVSREVFRQVPRMHEEAALALGATRWEVVRMSVLPFGRSGVISASMLGLGRALGETMAVATVLSPDYIIHASLLNPGGGTFAQNIASKFGEATEQGRDALIASGLVLFVITLLVNGAARMIIARRKEYSGANA; this is translated from the coding sequence ATGGACATATCGACCAAGACAACCGACGCACCTCCCCCCACGCCCCAGCCCTCGCCGACCGAGCAGAAGCGCAACGCCCGTGGCGCGACCCGCCCCGGCGACCGCATCTTCCTCGGCCTGTCCCGCGGCTCGGGCATCCTGCTGCTGGTGATCATGGCCGCGATCGCGGTCTTCCTCACCTACCGTGCCTCCCTCGCGATCAGCAAGGACCACGGGAACTTCCTCACCACCTTCGAGTGGAACACCAACCTCGTCCCGCCGAGCTTCGGCATCGCGGTGCTGGCCTTCGGCACGATCGTCTCCTCGATCATCGCCATGGTCATCGCGGTCCCGATCGCCGTCGCGATCGCGCTGTTCCTGACGCACTACGCGCCGCGCCGGCTGAGCGGTCCCATCGCCTATGTGATCGACCTGCTCGCCGCCGTGCCGTCCATCGTCTACGGCCTCTGGGGTGCCCTCATCCTCGTCCCGCACATGACGGGTCTGTACGGCTGGCTGAACGACTACCTCGGCTGGACCGGCATCTTCTCCTGGGACGGCGGCGCCCCCCGCGCCATGCTCACCGTCGGCATCCTGCTGGCGATCATGATCCTGCCGATCATCACCAACGTCAGCCGTGAGGTGTTCCGGCAGGTCCCGCGGATGCACGAGGAGGCCGCGCTGGCCCTCGGCGCCACCCGCTGGGAGGTCGTCCGCATGTCGGTGCTGCCCTTCGGACGCTCCGGTGTGATCTCCGCGTCCATGCTCGGCCTCGGCCGCGCCCTCGGCGAGACGATGGCCGTCGCCACCGTGCTCTCCCCGGACTACATCATCCACGCCAGCCTGCTGAACCCGGGCGGCGGCACCTTCGCCCAGAACATCGCCAGCAAGTTCGGTGAGGCCACCGAGCAGGGCCGGGACGCGCTGATCGCCTCCGGTCTCGTCCTCTTCGTCATCACCCTGCTGGTCAACGGCGCGGCCCGCATGATCATCGCCCGCCGCAAGGAGTACTCGGGGGCCAACGCATGA
- the pstS gene encoding phosphate ABC transporter substrate-binding protein PstS: MKLQRKNRLRALSLGAIAVTGALALTACGSDDTGNGGKSSGNPSGATNASSIKCDNAKGQLLADGSSAQKNAIDAWVKEFSQACGVQINYKGGGSGAGVTSFNQGQLAFAGSDSALKPDEVTASKKVCSGGQGIDLPMVGGPIALGYNVPGVDNLVLDAPTIAKIFDSKITNWNDPAIKKLNPSAKLPDLKIQAFHRSEDSGTTDNFTKYLIATTPDNWKYSGGKAWQAKGGQAASGSAGVAQGVKQNTGAIGYFELSYAKDMTTVAINTGAKAPVKPSTDSATADIAAAKVVGTGKDLSLKLDYATKAEGAYPITLVTYEIVCDKGNKADTLPATKAFLRYIASEDGQKLLTSNNYAPIPAEINSKVRATIEGLS; encoded by the coding sequence GTGAAGCTTCAGCGCAAGAACCGGCTGCGCGCCCTGTCCCTCGGTGCGATCGCCGTGACCGGCGCCCTGGCCCTGACGGCGTGCGGCTCCGACGACACCGGCAACGGTGGCAAGTCCTCGGGCAACCCGTCCGGCGCCACCAACGCTTCGTCGATCAAGTGTGACAACGCCAAGGGCCAGCTGCTCGCAGACGGCTCCTCCGCGCAGAAGAACGCGATCGACGCGTGGGTCAAGGAGTTCTCCCAGGCCTGTGGCGTGCAGATCAACTACAAGGGCGGCGGCTCCGGCGCCGGTGTCACCTCCTTCAACCAGGGCCAGCTCGCCTTCGCCGGTTCCGACTCCGCGCTGAAGCCGGACGAGGTCACCGCCTCCAAGAAGGTCTGCTCCGGCGGCCAGGGCATCGACCTGCCGATGGTCGGCGGCCCGATCGCCCTCGGCTACAACGTCCCGGGTGTCGACAACCTGGTCCTGGATGCCCCGACCATCGCCAAGATCTTCGACAGCAAGATCACGAACTGGAACGACCCGGCGATCAAGAAGCTGAACCCCTCGGCGAAGCTGCCCGACCTGAAGATCCAGGCCTTCCACCGCTCCGAGGACTCCGGCACCACGGACAACTTCACCAAGTACCTGATCGCCACCACCCCGGACAACTGGAAGTACTCCGGCGGCAAGGCCTGGCAGGCCAAGGGCGGCCAGGCGGCCTCCGGCTCCGCCGGTGTGGCCCAGGGCGTCAAGCAGAACACCGGCGCGATCGGCTACTTCGAGCTGTCCTACGCCAAGGACATGACCACCGTCGCCATCAACACCGGTGCCAAGGCTCCGGTGAAGCCCTCCACCGACTCCGCCACCGCCGACATCGCGGCCGCCAAGGTCGTCGGCACCGGCAAGGACCTGTCGCTGAAGCTCGACTACGCCACCAAGGCCGAGGGTGCCTACCCGATCACCCTGGTGACGTACGAGATCGTCTGCGACAAGGGCAACAAGGCGGACACCCTGCCCGCCACCAAGGCGTTCCTCCGCTACATCGCCAGCGAGGACGGTCAGAAGCTTCTGACGAGCAACAACTACGCCCCGATCCCCGCAGAGATCAACAGCAAGGTCCGCGCCACCATCGAGGGCCTCAGCTGA
- a CDS encoding inorganic phosphate transporter — MDTFALVVTIAVALFFTYTNGFHDSANAIATSVSTRALTPRAALAMAAVMNMAGAFFGTGVAKTVSEGLIETPSGATGMGILFAALVGAITWNLITWYFGLPSSSSHALFGGLVGAALAGGTAVHWNGVLDKIIIPMFLSPVVGLIVGYLVMLAIMWLFRRSNPHKAKRGFRIAQTVSAAGMALGHGLQDAQKTMGVVVMALVISGHETFGDPIPVWVKIVSALMLSLGTYAGGWRIMRTLGRKIIELDPPQGFAAEATGASIMFGTAYLFKAPISTTHVITSAIMGVGATKRVNAVRWGVAKNIVLGWFITMPAAALVAALAFGVVKLTVL; from the coding sequence ATGGACACCTTCGCCCTGGTCGTGACCATCGCGGTCGCGCTCTTCTTCACGTACACCAACGGCTTCCACGACTCGGCGAACGCGATCGCGACGTCCGTGTCGACACGGGCGCTGACCCCGCGGGCGGCACTCGCCATGGCGGCGGTCATGAACATGGCCGGTGCCTTCTTCGGTACCGGGGTCGCCAAGACCGTCAGCGAGGGCCTGATCGAGACACCCTCGGGCGCGACGGGGATGGGCATCCTCTTCGCCGCCCTGGTCGGCGCGATCACCTGGAACCTGATCACCTGGTACTTCGGCCTGCCGTCGTCCTCGTCCCACGCCCTGTTCGGCGGCCTGGTGGGCGCGGCCCTGGCGGGCGGCACGGCGGTCCACTGGAACGGCGTGCTGGACAAGATCATCATTCCGATGTTCCTGTCCCCGGTGGTCGGCCTGATCGTCGGCTACCTCGTCATGCTGGCCATCATGTGGCTGTTCCGCCGGTCCAACCCGCACAAGGCCAAGCGGGGCTTCCGCATCGCCCAGACCGTCTCGGCCGCCGGCATGGCCCTCGGCCACGGCCTCCAGGACGCCCAGAAGACCATGGGTGTGGTCGTGATGGCACTGGTGATTTCCGGCCACGAGACGTTCGGTGATCCGATCCCGGTCTGGGTGAAGATCGTCTCCGCCCTGATGCTCTCCCTCGGCACCTACGCGGGCGGCTGGCGCATCATGCGCACGCTCGGCCGCAAGATCATCGAGCTGGACCCGCCCCAGGGCTTCGCGGCCGAGGCCACCGGCGCCTCGATCATGTTCGGTACGGCGTACCTCTTCAAGGCGCCGATCTCCACGACCCACGTCATCACCTCGGCGATCATGGGCGTCGGCGCGACCAAGCGCGTCAACGCCGTCCGCTGGGGCGTGGCCAAGAACATCGTCCTGGGCTGGTTCATCACGATGCCGGCAGCCGCGCTGGTCGCTGCGCTGGCTTTCGGAGTGGTGAAGCTGACGGTGCTGTAA